Below is a genomic region from Streptococcus salivarius.
AGTTCAAACTAATGCTATTGTTTATTTTAAACCGTCTTTCGACAGTCTGAAATTTATTAATCCATTATTCCCACTGCATTTTTCCAATCCATGAATCTGCATACAACTTTGCAATGCTCTTCAATTTCTTTCCAAGACATTTCATGAATGAAAGGCTCATAAACAGATGTCCAGAATATCATACAGAGAACGTGCATTTCCTCATCCGTAATCTCCGCTTTAGCGATATTTCTCCTTTTTGCCTCTTCGTAATATTGCTTATAGGCATGCGTCATGCGAAAAGCAAAATCATGCCTGAAGTTTTCAAGCATTGTCCCGGCAGATTTTTCCAAAAGTAATACAAATTCTTCTCGAATATCCCATAGGATTTGGAACACAGCTAAGATGTATTCCTCATTCATAGTCCATGTATTTCTTACTTCTTCATCGCTCATAGAGGAGAAATCCACATCTGTTCGTTCCGAAACAAAACTATCTAAAGTTGCTACAGCCTTTTCAACAACTGCTCTAAACAGTTCTTCTTTTCCTTTATATCTTTTATAAACAGCCCCAGTTGTTATATTTGCATTCTCACATATCATTTTCAGTTCGGCTTTTATAAATCCCTTTTCAATGAACTCTTTACGAGCACTTTCAATAAGCCTTGAATCAATGCTTGTATCACGGTTTGACATTTACTTTCTCCTCAAGATATTACGATAATTAGATTACCGATAATTCGATTATCAATTACATTTGTAACATTTCATAGTTTAAATGTCAACTGTTTTTCTTGGCGCTTTAAATTATCGTGTGTATAAAAAATCCCTCCATAGAATATGATTGAAATTCAATCATATTCTATGGAGGGCGGAATATATCATTCCAAATATTGATTTTTCTACACTTATGCTTTATGTCACTGATTCCGGCATTGTAAAATCGGAAATCATCTCTGTTGATGGTGCTATTTTTTTGATATCATGCTTGTCCGAAAAAATGGAAATTCCTTTTTAATTATTCAAATTATCAATTTTCTACTGCAACAACTTTCGATAAACTCTCCATCGTGAGTTGCCACAATAATCGTCTTTCCCATTGATTGAAGTTCTTTTAAGATTTCTGATATATCCATCATATGCTTATAATCCAAGCCACTTGTTGGTTCATCCAAGAGAATTATATCATTATCTTCAGCTATAGCGCTGGCTATAGCAACTCGTTGCATTTGCCCTCCAGAAAGACTTAGTGGATGTCTTTCCTCTACCATTCTTAAATCTAGTTTTTTCAAGATAGTAAGTGCATTATCTCTATTTTCTTCTTCCATTCCTAATAGAACTTCCTCTAATACACTATCGGTAAATAGTTGGTGACTTACATCCTGCATAATCATAAACATCTTCATTCTTCGTTGCTTCCAATCAAGAGGTTTTCCATCTATTACTAAATCGCCCTTGCACTTTCTAATACCGCATAAGCATTTTAAAAAAGTGGTCTTTCCCGCTCCGTTATGTCCTATCAGAGCAGTAATTTCACCTTTGGCAATTTTTACATCATCTGCCTCAAAGATTCTGTCGCTCTTTTTATATCTGAATTTATAATTTTTAAAATCTAATATATTATCACTATCTGTAGCTTCATCTATATCAAGCTTAAAAGGGTTCCTTTCAACAAAGCTTCGGATTCCGAAATCTCTTACCTCTTCCTCCGTGATCTTTTTCATTTCTTCTTTATCAAGATTTCTTATTATTCGTCCATCATTAATAATAATAGTTCTGTCACACATTTCCCAAAGGTAAGCTATCCTATGCTCTGAAGCAATAATAGTCTTCCCCTCTGTTTTCCATATAGAGATTAGTTCCTTTAATCTTTTTACAGCTTCGTAATCAAGATTCGCCGATGGCTCGTCGAGCAATATAATCTTGGTTTTTTCCATGTCTATTGATGCACAGGCAACCTGCTGTTTTTCTCCACCGGACAGTTCAAACATTCCTCTGTCTAAAAGCTTTTCGATAGAAAATCTTTTAACCGTCTCATCGAGTCTATTATTTATTTCCTCCTCTGGAATTCCCTCATTCTCGCATCCAAATACAAGCTCGCTTTTTACCTCACAGGTATAAAACTGAGATCTTGGATTTTGAAAAACTGTGCCACTCATCTTTGCCAGATCGTAAATATTAGATTGCTCTGCGTTGAGACCATCTATATATATTTCTCCCTCCAAGTTTGCATCATAAAAATATGGAATAAGCCCATTCATAAGCCTTAAAATCGTTGTTTTTCCACAACCTGATTCTCCTGTTAAGAGAACAAATTCTCCATCCTCTATAGTCAAACTAATATCTTTCAATACCCTGTGATTTGGTTCAGCAGCATAAGTAACTGTGCAATTTTTTATCTCAATCATCCTTATACTCCTACTAAACTCATGATTAATCTAGCTATTCCCACTACAAAAAAGACAAAAAAAACATAATCTAAAATTCCAAATCCAATCTTACAAATATTGGTACGTTTATTTCCTGAAGCTAATCCTCTTGTGATAGCTGCTGCTGATAGTTCCTCGCCAATTCGCACTGAACAAATGAGCATCGGAATCATTTTATACTCCAAAACTTTAGATGCTTTTTTTCCTCCAAAACAAATCCCACGCATTCTCATTGCATCATCTATTGATTGAAATTCCTCTTTTAACATCGGCAAAAACCTAAAAATAACTGTCAATGGAATGATTATTTTTTCAGAAACATGCAGTTTTTCCATTCCGGCTACAAACTCGCTAATCTTAGTCGACTTTACCACATAGTAACCAATTGCTACTGTAGGTATCATTCTTGAAAAAATACTGCCAACAACTATAGCCAATGTCCCAACCAACATGTTGTCCCAAACATAAGGAATATATAAAATACAGTAACTAATCAACAGCCCTATTAAGCTTTTCAGGCAATATGAATACTCTTTTTCTGCCCAAAGCAAAATATATGGTACAACTGTCAAAATCATTTGAAAGACACGCAGTTTTTCTCCACCTAATCGGCTCAAAACAACCAAAGCTGCTATGATAATAAGAAATAGTTTTGTTCTGGGATCGAGCTTAAAAAATTTCCTATTCATTACGCAATTCCCGCTCTTTTAAAATGTTTTTTCAGTAGCACTCTGCCAAGAAGTCCGCCAAATATACCACTCACAAAACAAACTGCAACCAATATCGGCGCCATATATGTAGGAAAAAGCGCTCGTACTGCATTAATATATCCTTCTCCATAAACTTGACGTGTTGACCAATATGCATCTGGGTTAAAGAACAGTTCATAATAGTTACCCCAACACCAAATACTAAAAAAGCCATTTGCCAAAACAGCTAACTTAGCACTTGTAAATCTTCCTTTTGTATAAGTAATATCAGCCAAAAAGCCAAAAAATGTTCCTGTAATAATTGGAATGTATCCCATGCCTGTTAACAGCATAATTAAGCCTAATAAGAATCCCATAATTGTTATCATTCCGAATTTCTTTACTTTTGTTAAAAATAATTCAAAAATAATGCCTCCGACAAGTGGTACAAAAACAGTAAGAAGGACCAAAAAAATCGGTATCATCCCGAGCATTGCAACGGCAAAAACAACAACAAAATATATTGCAGTGAAAACGCCAATATTTATCAAATCTTTTCCATCTAATTTTTTAAATACTTTTCTTTCATTCATAATTTTCTCCTCTTTCTATCTCCGTTATTTCTAATTCTGAATTATTAACTGCACCTTAAATCCATCGTTACCCTTTGCCAATATCGTTTCTCTAATTATATGGTAGATTTCCTTATCAATTAAAAAGACGCTATGATTTCTCAATCGCTTTTACTTCCGAACGTTTCGGCTATCTGCTGTTCTCGGCACTGCACCCCAATAATGGGACAAGAGAAAAACCTCTTATGCGACCAGTTTTCTGTAATCTACAGGAGACTGGTCATTTAATTTCTGTTGAATTCTAGTTTCATTATAAAATAGGATGTAATTTTTAACAATATCTGTTATACTATCCTTAGTTAGGCTTCTCCACTTATGGAGATAGAAGGTTTCAGACTTGAGAACAGAATGGAACCATTCGATACAGGCATTATCTGCTGGTGTTCCTTTTCGGGACATGGAGCGGGTGATGCCTTTTTCTGTACAAGCCTGATAGTAGGCTTTTGAGGTGTAGACAGAGCCCTGGTCGCTGTGTAAAAGTGCTCCTTGAGGTAGCTCAAGTTGATTAAGTGTGTCGAGCACAAAGTCCGTATCTTGGCACTCTGAGATGGTATAAGCTACTATTTCACGATTATAGAGATCCATGATTGAAGATAGATAAAGTCTACAGTTTTCAAAATAGAGGTAGGTGATGTCTGTGACAAGTTTCTCCATAGCCTTGTCTGCCTGGAAATCACGATCCAGCTTATTGTCTGTTACATGGTAAGGCTTCCCTAATTTAGGTCCCTTCTTGGGACGGCCACGGCAAAGGCAACCCTTTTCCTTTTCGCTTCATATAGCTTTCTATGTCAAACAAATTCTTCTTATCATAGTCCTCAAGTAATCTATAGTTCTTATGCTTTGTAATATCGTATTTATCTGAAAGAAAAGGTCTGACACCTCTAAGCTGAAAGATACATTTACTACCGTCCATTACAGTAATCTCATCTTGACTCATCAGTTCTTTGCCTGTCTTTTGATAGTTTAAACCAAAGCTCTTTTGATTTGACCTTGTTTCCGATGTGTTATATAAATCTATCGTTTCTTTTCCCAGTGTTTCAGACAATTCTTTTAGTGTAGTTTGCTCCTTGCCACCAAGAAACAAGGTACTATCACAGTTACCTACGATTGTATCGGCATTATCCTTATAGATTGCCTTTAACTGAGATTGTGCTTGAAGTATGATACTTGCTGAAATCTCTCTACTTCTGATTGTGGCAATCAGCTTTTCAAACTTTGGAATTAAGCCGATATTTGCAAACTCATCAAGAAGGCATCTTACATGAACAGGAAGCCTACCGCCATATACATCATCTGCCTTATCACATAAGAGATTAAAAAGTTGTGAGTACATAATGGATACTACAAAGTTAAAGGTATCATCTGTATCAGAGATAATAACAAAGAGAGCCGTTTTTCTATCCCCCAGTGTATCAAGCTCCAGTTCATCTTCACTCATCAAGTCCCTAAATTCCCTAATATCAAATGGAGCAAGCCTTGCACCACTTTGATGAAATTTTTTAAATCATAAGAATAGAATCTGTTAAGCCACTTTTTGAGCAATCATCACACCAATCGGTGCAAGACCTCCATGTGCCAATTTCATTTCAACTACTGAAAATCCATATTCTTTAATAAAATCTTCAAATTCCTTTTTATCCCATTCTTGATACATCTTAAATCCTAAAATAGACATCAAACTTTTTATCATTTTTCTTTGTTTTCCCTCTTTCCATAGAAAAGTGGGGGCGAACAAAGTCCCATTAGGTTTTAACACCCTATATATTTCTTTCATCGCCTCATCCGGTTTAGGCATAATATGAAGTGCATTAGCAATTAACACACAATCAAATTTTTCATGCGAATAGGATAATGCTACTGCATCGGCTGTTTCAAATGTAAGATTTTCGTATTCCCCACGCTTTTTAGCTTCCTTAATCATTTGTTCGGAAAAATCTGTGCCAATCCAACTTTTCGTATGCTTTGAAAGATTAAACGATAATTGTCCTGAGCCACAAGCAAGTTCAAGCACCTCCATGTCTTTATTCAAATGAGGACGAATGTATTCGCAAACTTTATCATATACTCCTTTGTCTTTTTTCATGAAAGGAGCATATAGCTTAGCAAATTTATCCCAAAATTTTTTATTGCTTTTATCAATCATTTCAACGCTCCTTTAAATATAAAAATGATCCTATCAATCTTTATATTGAGCCTATTTTCTCATTGATACCTTGCAAGAAAGGAATAATAGCTGTTCCTATACCAAGTAGGAATGTCATAAATGCAGAAAGTCATATGCTGTCATTCTTTTCTATTCAATCATTTTGAAGTGTCTCAAGGCATCCATGATAGCTTCTTCTTTTTCAGGTGTACACTGTGGAATAATTTGTTTCTCCTTTTTAGACTTGCTGTAATGTTCTCGTAATTCTATTCCACATTTCCTTTTTATCTGTGCAATATATAATGTCGGAACTTTTAATTCAAATTTATTCCAAACATATTCTTTGATTTGAGCATATGTTGCCTTACTTTCAGCACTGGTCAAATCAAGCTCATCCAGCTCAATTTCAACGTCTATATGCTTATCGACATCGAGTTTGGACAAAAGTGCTACCGTCTCAACATGATGCGTTTGAGGAAACAAATCCACCGGCTGTACTTTTTTCAATTCATAGCCCAACTCTTGATAGAGTTTGATATCACGCGCCATGGTTGCTGGGTTACATGAGACGTAGGTAATCTTCTCTGGTTGCATGGCAACACTGGCTTTGATGAAGCTTTCTGTCAAGCCCTTGCGTGGTGGGTCCACAATGATAACATCTGGTTTGATGCCATCCTTGCTCCACTTGGCCATGGCATTTTCAGCTGAGTCGGCTACATAGTGGGCGTTAGTAATGCCGTTGCGTTCTGCATTTTTCTTAGCATCTTCGACGGCTGTTTCGATGACTTCAACGCCATAGACTTCCTTGACCTGTTTGGCGAATGACAAACCGATTGTCCCGATACCTGAATAGGCATCAATAACAATGCTGTCGCTGTTTAGGTCTGAGAAGTCAATGGCTGTTTGATAGAGTTTTTCAGCCATCTCGGTGTTAACCTGATAGAAAGACTGGGCAGAAATCTCATAGTCATTGCCCAACATACTGTCTGTAATGGTGTCTTGACCATAAAGGGTGCGGAACTCTTTGCCAAAGATGGCGTTAGTGTTCTTATCGTTGATGTTTTGGATGATAGAAACAACACTTGGGAAGGCTTCCGTAATCTTAGCAATGACTTGGTCAATACGGAAAATTTTTGGTCTGGTCGTTACAAAGACCAACATCATCTGACCTGAATAATGGCCTCGACGAACCACCAAGTGACGAATCAAACCTGTCTGCTCCTTCTCGTCGTATGGTTTGAGGTCATAGCGACGGAGAAGGTCACGGACAAAGACAATGAGTTTATCAATTTCCTTGTCTTGGATAAGGAAATCTTCAATTGGAATCAAGTCGTGCGAATTCTTGCGGTAGAAACCTGTTTCAAGCTGACCTTTAACACGGCGAACAGGTACCTGAGCCTTGTTACGGTAGGCGTAAGGCGTCTCCATCCCCAATGTTTCAGCGACCTCTACGTCTGAGATACCTGCTGTCTTATAAAGGTTGTCCACAACTTGTTTACGCTTAAACTTGAGCTGCTCCTCGTAGGTCATATGGCCAAAATCAGCAATCCCTGAACGGAGATAGGTTGCATCAATGTCCTGATTGCGGTTTGGTGAAAGGGTCACATGCTCCTCAACCTTACCAAAGCCGATATTTTTCTTGAGCTTAAGCACGCGCATCTTGATGACTTCACCTGGGAGGGCATTATCCACAAAAAAGACAAAGCCATTCACCTTGGCAACGCCTGCTCCTTCATGTGTCAAATCGACAATTTCAACTTCTACAATATCGTTTTTATTTAACATAATTCAACTTTCTTTACTCTTATAGGGCTTAAACATATCTTCTAAAGCCTTTTACTACCCTCCATTATAGCACATATAAATCAAATTTATGGCTGGCCATAAATAATATAGATTTTTCAGAAAAGTCATACAGTGCTATCATAGGTCCATGACAAAAAATTAAACGACTCAGCAACTTGCTAGATGTCGTTTCTATATAAAGGAGAATAATCATGCCAGATATTACCATTCATACAATCGAAACTGCACCAGAAGAAGTCAAAGACGTCCTTCAAACAGTCAAAGATGCCAATGGGGGATACATTCCAAACTTGATTGGTCTCCTTGCTAATGCGCCAACTGCGCTTGAAACTTACCGTACTGTCGGTGAAATCAACCGTCGCAATT
It encodes:
- a CDS encoding ABC transporter ATP-binding protein, with protein sequence MIEIKNCTVTYAAEPNHRVLKDISLTIEDGEFVLLTGESGCGKTTILRLMNGLIPYFYDANLEGEIYIDGLNAEQSNIYDLAKMSGTVFQNPRSQFYTCEVKSELVFGCENEGIPEEEINNRLDETVKRFSIEKLLDRGMFELSGGEKQQVACASIDMEKTKIILLDEPSANLDYEAVKRLKELISIWKTEGKTIIASEHRIAYLWEMCDRTIIINDGRIIRNLDKEEMKKITEEEVRDFGIRSFVERNPFKLDIDEATDSDNILDFKNYKFRYKKSDRIFEADDVKIAKGEITALIGHNGAGKTTFLKCLCGIRKCKGDLVIDGKPLDWKQRRMKMFMIMQDVSHQLFTDSVLEEVLLGMEEENRDNALTILKKLDLRMVEERHPLSLSGGQMQRVAIASAIAEDNDIILLDEPTSGLDYKHMMDISEILKELQSMGKTIIVATHDGEFIESCCSRKLII
- a CDS encoding class I SAM-dependent methyltransferase, translating into MIDKSNKKFWDKFAKLYAPFMKKDKGVYDKVCEYIRPHLNKDMEVLELACGSGQLSFNLSKHTKSWIGTDFSEQMIKEAKKRGEYENLTFETADAVALSYSHEKFDCVLIANALHIMPKPDEAMKEIYRVLKPNGTLFAPTFLWKEGKQRKMIKSLMSILGFKMYQEWDKKEFEDFIKEYGFSVVEMKLAHGGLAPIGVMIAQKVA
- a CDS encoding TetR/AcrR family transcriptional regulator; translation: MSNRDTSIDSRLIESARKEFIEKGFIKAELKMICENANITTGAVYKRYKGKEELFRAVVEKAVATLDSFVSERTDVDFSSMSDEEVRNTWTMNEEYILAVFQILWDIREEFVLLLEKSAGTMLENFRHDFAFRMTHAYKQYYEEAKRRNIAKAEITDEEMHVLCMIFWTSVYEPFIHEMSWKEIEEHCKVVCRFMDWKNAVGIMD
- a CDS encoding MptD family putative ECF transporter S component, translated to MNERKVFKKLDGKDLINIGVFTAIYFVVVFAVAMLGMIPIFLVLLTVFVPLVGGIIFELFLTKVKKFGMITIMGFLLGLIMLLTGMGYIPIITGTFFGFLADITYTKGRFTSAKLAVLANGFFSIWCWGNYYELFFNPDAYWSTRQVYGEGYINAVRALFPTYMAPILVAVCFVSGIFGGLLGRVLLKKHFKRAGIA
- a CDS encoding energy-coupling factor transporter transmembrane component T; translated protein: MNRKFFKLDPRTKLFLIIIAALVVLSRLGGEKLRVFQMILTVVPYILLWAEKEYSYCLKSLIGLLISYCILYIPYVWDNMLVGTLAIVVGSIFSRMIPTVAIGYYVVKSTKISEFVAGMEKLHVSEKIIIPLTVIFRFLPMLKEEFQSIDDAMRMRGICFGGKKASKVLEYKMIPMLICSVRIGEELSAAAITRGLASGNKRTNICKIGFGILDYVFFVFFVVGIARLIMSLVGV
- the rlmD gene encoding 23S rRNA (uracil(1939)-C(5))-methyltransferase RlmD, giving the protein MLNKNDIVEVEIVDLTHEGAGVAKVNGFVFFVDNALPGEVIKMRVLKLKKNIGFGKVEEHVTLSPNRNQDIDATYLRSGIADFGHMTYEEQLKFKRKQVVDNLYKTAGISDVEVAETLGMETPYAYRNKAQVPVRRVKGQLETGFYRKNSHDLIPIEDFLIQDKEIDKLIVFVRDLLRRYDLKPYDEKEQTGLIRHLVVRRGHYSGQMMLVFVTTRPKIFRIDQVIAKITEAFPSVVSIIQNINDKNTNAIFGKEFRTLYGQDTITDSMLGNDYEISAQSFYQVNTEMAEKLYQTAIDFSDLNSDSIVIDAYSGIGTIGLSFAKQVKEVYGVEVIETAVEDAKKNAERNGITNAHYVADSAENAMAKWSKDGIKPDVIIVDPPRKGLTESFIKASVAMQPEKITYVSCNPATMARDIKLYQELGYELKKVQPVDLFPQTHHVETVALLSKLDVDKHIDVEIELDELDLTSAESKATYAQIKEYVWNKFELKVPTLYIAQIKRKCGIELREHYSKSKKEKQIIPQCTPEKEEAIMDALRHFKMIE